The nucleotide sequence GGCGAAGCCCCCATTCGCTGGATCGCGGAAGACGCCCGGAAGTTCGTCAAACGCGAAGTCAAACGGGGCAACACCTACGACGGCGTGATCCTCGACCCGCCCACCTATGGCCATGGCTCGAAAGGGGAAGTCTGGCGGATTGATAAGCACCTGCCACTGCTAATGGGATACTTGAATGAACTTCTGGCAGACAGTCCGAAGCTAGTTCTGCTAACTTGCCATTCGCCAGGCTACGAAGCGGACACGTTGCATCAGATGGTGGACGATGCGTTTCCGTCGGTAGCTCCGCGTCAAATCAAATCGGGGCCGCTGACGATCACCGACCAGAAAGGCCGCAAGCTTCCCAGCGGCTATTTCGCCAGCTACCAACGTGGAGCCTAGGCGGTTATGGCTGAAATCATTCGCTCGCTACAAAACGCTCAGATTAAAGCCGCGGTCAAACTTCGTGACCGCCGCGGTCGCAGTCAGCAGGGCCGCACCATCGTCGATGGTCTGCGCGAGATTCGCCGAGCCTTGTTGATGGGATTTCCGGTCGAAACGATCTACGTCCTTCCCGATGCCTTCTCTGGCCCGGAAGCGGAGTCGTTTGACGAGGTCCTGCAGCAGCACCCCGACCTCAACATCCAGCATGTCACACGCGATGTGATGGCCAAGCTTGCCTTTGGTGAACGAGTCGAAGGGGCCGTGGCCATCGTACCGATCCCGTCCAACTCGCTTCAGCAGGTCACCCTGCCGGAAGCACCACTGATTGTCGTGATCGAGCAAGTCGAGAAGCCAGGCAACGTCGGCGCCATTTTGCGAACGATGGATGCCGTCGGTGCGGACTTGTTGATCTCGGCCGATGGTCGCACCGATCTGTTCAATCCCAACGCGATTCGAGCCAGTCTCGGGACGATCTTCTCGACCCCGATCGTCGATGCCACGTCAGAAGAAACCATTGCCTGGCTGAAGGACAACGCGATTGAGACCTTCGCGGCCCGAGTCGATGGTTCGGTAGCCTATACCTCGGTCGATATGCGGAGAGCGACCGCCTTGGTCCTGGGGAGCGAAGCGCACGGGCTCAGTCAGAAATGGCACCAGGACCATGTGCAGAACATTCATCTGCCGATGAACGGGATCGCCGACAGCTTGAACGTTTCGACCACCGCCGCGGTGCTGTTGTACGAAGCACTACGGCAGCGGACCTAAGCGGTTAGCTGGCCTGAATCTGGGCTGCCTTCAGGGTGTTTTCCAGCAGCATCGTGACCGTCAGTCGGCCAACGCCACCCGGGACCGGCGTCACCGCTCCGGCAACTTCTAACAGCGCGTCGAAGTCGACATCGCCGCAAAGACCGTCATCGGTTCGATTGATGCCGACGTCGACCACAATCGCCCCTGGCTTCACCATATCGGCCGTGACAAACTTCGGTACGCCGATGGCGGCGACCAAAATGTCGGCCTGTTGGGTCAACTCTTTCAGATTCGGCGTACGGCTATGGGCCACGGTCACGGTGGCATTGGCGTAGTCGGCACCGCAGGTTTCGCTCGACCGCTGCATCAACATCAGGGCCAAAGGCTTGCCAACGATATCGCTACGACCAAGAATAACCACGTTCTTTCCGGCCGTCGGCAGATCGAAGTGCTTCAGAATCTGCACCACTCCATGCGGAGTGCACGGGAGGAAGTTCGGGCGTCCCTGGGAAAGCAGACCGACGTTGCTGGGGTGGAAGCAGTCGACATCCTTTCGGGGATCGATGGCATCCAAGACTTCGGACGCGTCGAGATGCTTCGGCAAGGGAAGCTGAACCAGAATGCCACTGACCGTGTCGTCCTGATTAAGCTGGGCCACCAGTTCCAGCAGCTCGGCCTGGGTGATCTCGGCAGGCTTACGAAACAACTGGCTGGTCATCCCCACCTTTTGACAGGCCCGTTCCTTGTTACGAACGTAGACCTGGCTGGCCGGATCCTCACCCACCAACACCGCTGCTAAACAAGGCGTTTTGCCCGTTTCCTGCTGGAAGCTGGCCACGCGCGAGGCAATATCGTCTTGCAGGGCGGCAGATACCGTTTTTCCATCCAGAATCGTCGCAGTCACAGGGCACTCCCCATTCGGGTGTCGTTAGGCATGAGAGGAATGTGGGCCATTTTATCGAGCGATCCGCTCTGGGAACCACCCACCATCAAATTCTTCCGTCCCCCAGATTTGCCTTTTACCCGCCAATCGACCGCCGACACCCCGCCTCGGAAAGAATTCCGTCTGGTAAAACCACACGAGATTGACGCATTACGAAGAATTGTCCGAATGTGTATATTAAGCGCCAGCATCCCCGTAAAACGGCCAGGATTGCCGGTTTCGGGGGCCAATTTGCGTGCAAATGAATAATTTCGCGCAGGTGTTATCGTCAGAACCTCCCCATTTTTCTATTTCCCCAAAATAGCTTTGCTCCATGGCATCCTCTGATAACAAGCTGAGCCCGGTTGAGGGCATCAAAGACGAAAGCAATTACCTGCGCGGCAACCTTGCCACTGAAATGGTCGATGGAACGGACCACTTCAGCAAGGAAAGCATCCAGCTGATCAAACATTTCGGCATGTATCAGCAGGACGACCGCGACGCTCGCGCTGCCAGCCGCGCCGCCGGCGGTTCGGGCAAAGAATACATCATGATGATCCGCACTCGCCTGCCGGCCGGTCTGCTGACCAGCAAGCAGCTGCTGGAAGAGCTGGATCTGTGCGACGACATCGGCAACGGCACGCTCCGCATCACTAGCCGCCAGGCCACGCAGTTCCACGGCGTTCAGAAGAGCGACGTCCGTCAGTTGATGCAGCGGATGAAGAATGTTGGTCTCACCACGCTGGGTGCCTGCGGCGACGTCAACCGAAACGTCATGTGCTGCCCGGCTCCTTTCAAGAACAACGCACTGCACGACGAAATCCAAAAGGTTTCGTTCCAGATCGCCGATCACTTCGCGCCACGTACTGGTGCCTACCGCGAGATCTTCCTGCAAGATCCTGAAACGGGCGAAAAGATCCAGGTCGACGAGAACGGCCAAGAGATCATCGAACCAATCTACGGCAAGCATTACTTGCCCCGTAAGTTCAAGATGGGCATCTGCCTGCCGGAAGACAATTGCATCGACGTCTACACCCAGGACCTGGGCATGATCGCCATCCACGAGGAAGGCAAGATCATCGGCTACAACATCCTGGTCGGTGGCGGCATGGGTCGTACGCCAAGTGCCGACAAGACCTACCCAGCCTTGGGCCTGAAGCTGACCTTCGTCGCACCGGAAGACCTGATCGGTGTTTGCGAAGCAGTCGTCAAGGTTCAGCGCGACTACGGCAACCGTGAAGACCGTAAGGTGGCTCGTCTGAAGTACACCGTCCGCAACATGGGCTTGCCAGAGTTCAAGAAGAAGGTCGAAGAATACTTCGGTCGCGATCTTCCTGAACCACACGCTGCCGACGTCACCGAGTTCGACGACCACAAAGGTTGGTCGGCTCAAGGCGATGGCAACTGGTTCTATGGTCTGAACGTCGAAAACGGTCGTATCGCCGACCTGGAAGGATGGACTTTGAAGAGTGCCATCCGCGAGATCTGCGCGACGCTGGAACCAGGCATCCACTTCACCAGCCACCAGGACATCATCTTCAGCGGCATCGCCGAAGCCGATAAGCCCAAGCTGGAAGCGATTTTGAAGAAGCACGGCATCGCCCTGACTTCCGAAATCAGCAACACCCTTCGCTGGTCGATGGCGTGTGTCGCCTGGCCAACGTGTGGTCTGTCGATCACCGAAAGCGAACGGGCCTTGCCAGGCATGGTCGACGATCTGGAAAAGGAAGTCGCCAAGCTTGGTCTGGAGGACGAAAAGTTCACCATGCGTATGACCGGCTGCCCGAACGGTTGTGCTCGTCCTTACAACAGCGACATCGGCCTGGTGGGTCGTGCCAAGGAAAAGTACACGATGTTCCTCGGTGGTCGCCGCCTCGGCAATCGCTTGAGCTACATCTACAAAGACATGGTCCCAGCCGACGAAGTCGTGCCGGAACTGGTCAAGGTGATGACGGTCTTCAAAGAACAGCGTCAGGAAGGGGAAACCCTCGGCGACTTCTGCGATCGCGTCGGGCAAGAGAAACTGCTCGAAGCAACCGGCGGCTAGTTCCCCGGCAGCAATTCGATATCCAACACAAACGGCACGCCGGTTTATCCCGCGTGCCGTTTTTTTGTGCTTGCCAAGGCACAGCGATGCATGCCGGCTAACTAGTCGCGACCGTTTCCACTTCGCCCAGATGTTGCCGATCGATCGCGAAGTTGCGGAAGCGAATCGTGTGAGCGTCGTCGAACCACTTCTGAATCACCGGCAACTGTCCGTCGTCCAGGCTTGGATCGACCGTGAACAGCTTTCCGAAGACCTCGCCGCCTAGCTCACCATCTTCGACGATCACGCGGCCAGCCTGGACGACATACCGTGGCCGCTGGAACATCTCAGTCCGGTTCAGGTTCGGCGTATAGATCGTGACGTCGGCATCGGCGCCAATCCCCAGATGCCCTTTGTGCTTCAGTCCGAGCATCTTGGCCGGTGCGGCCCGGGTAATGATCGCGATCTCGTTCATCGAGTACTCTCGGTCGAGATCGCCCAGAATGGTTCGGTCCCCCAGCGTCTTGTGCATCCGGGCGATCGCTTCGCTGCGGAAGGCACTGTCCATCAGCAAATGGATCACTTCCGGGTAACGGAAGATCGCGCCGCCGTTGGGATGATCGCTACTCATGGCGACCCGCCATGGATCTTCCATCAACAAATACCACTCGAGCGCGGCCGCCCACTGAATGGCATGCACCAGCACTTTCTGCGGTTGGAACTCCATTGGAATCACGCCGCAGCTTGCTTCCAGTTCGCTGTCGGCGGCATACCAGCGATTGCCGGTCAGCTTCGAGAGAAAGTATCCGAACGGAGCATCACCGGTAATGCCCAACGTCTTACCAGGATTCACGTGACCGACGTCGATCGTGATGTTCGGGTTCGAGTTGACATACTCTGCCAAACGAGGCACCGCCGAACGGAAGCTGGCCGGGTCGTTTTCGTCGCCGGCATAACTGTGGAACTGCGTATGGGCGAAGTGGCCTCGATGCCCTTCGAGGGCCTGCATGGTGTGCAGCGTTGTCTCGCTGTTGCCAGGCACACCGAGATTGTTGCAATGAATGTGGATCGAGTGTGGCAGCTTCAAACGATCGACCGAAGCCGCCAGATTCCGCACGATCGATCGTGGCGAGACCCCAAAGCCAGGGACCGGTTCTTCCAACTGTTGAACCGTTTTGCGGCTGACCTGTTTCCAGTTTTCAACACCGCCGGGATTCACCACTTTCACACCGTAAGCACTCGTCGAACCAAGCGACCACGCCAGGTAGGCATCGAGACAGTCGTGACGTTCTTCGCGGATTCGATCCATCACAAACTGATTGTTGCCGAACAGCAAGTAAAAGCCTTTGTCCAGCAGCGGTGTGTCCAGCAGATCTTCGTGCGCGTGCCGAGCATGCAAACCAGGGATGGCGGCATCCATGGCGGTCGTATATCCCAGCCCGGCAAACATGTAGCCAGTCCCGACACAACTGGGCAGCAACCCGCCGGAAGCACTTCGGCGACCTTCGCTGCGGGGGATTCCTTCATCACGGCGATACTCGGGCGTCATCTGCCGGCCGATGTTGACCTTGGGTCCGGCAATGTGGCAGTGCATATCGACACCACCTGGCATGACGACATAGCCTCGGCAATCGATGCGTCTGGCGATGACCGGATTGTCTTCGGTCGACGGCGGCACCACCTTGCCGTTCTCGATCCAAAGCGTGCGAACTTCGCCATCGATCCCATTCTGGGGATCGTGAACGGTTCCGTTTTCGAGGACGAGATATCCCAAGGTTCAATCCTTCGATGCAGAGCTACCCAAGCAAACAGGCATCGTCGCGGAAGACGATGCCTGTTATTTTAGCCCAGTTTTCGACTCGACCCCAGAAGGCAGGCCCGATTTGCCATTTAGGTTCGAGCGGCCGGGAACGGGGTACGTGTCGAAGGGAACCACTTACAGAGGGCGATTCCCAGGAAGTAGAGCAGCGTCAGTGGAACGGCCAACAGCAACATACTGATCGGGTCGGATGGCGTGAGCAGCATCGACAGCACGAAGATCACCAGAATCGAAACACGCCAGTTCGAGGTGTACGCTTCAATGCTGAACAGCCCGATCCGGTTGAGCAGCAGCATCACCAGCGGCAACTGGAAGCTGATCCCGAAGCCCAGCGGCAGCATGATCACAAAGCCCATCCACTCGCTAATCCGAGGACGCGGGTCGATGCCGGTTCGCAGGTTAAACCCAAACAGGAAGTCGAGCACCGGCTCGAATGCGAGAAAGTAAGCCACGGCCGCACCACCAAAGAACAGCGTCAAGCTGAACGGCATGAAGATCCAGACGTACTTCTTTTCGTGCGGATAAAGGCCAGCGGCGACGAACTGCCACAGATGCCAGAAAATGCCCGGGCTGGCCAGGATAAAGCCGAACACGATGCCCGCCTTCAGCCAGATCATGAACACTTCTTCCACCCGCAGGGCTTCCGTCGAAGGCTGAATCTGTTGCCAGGTACGCATCCGGACTGGCTCTTCGGTCGGCAAGACGCCGGCATTTTTGAGTTCAGTCAGCATCTTTTCGCGTTCCGTCTTAGCCTCGCCATCTTTGGCAGTGTCTGCTTCAGCGGCGCCTTCTTTTTCTGCGTCTTCTTTCGCGGCAGGTTCGTTCTCTTCGGCCGGTTTGGCTTCGTCCGCTTGTGGCTCTTCGGGCTTGGCTTCCGGCGTGCCTTCGACGCCTGCGAGGCGACGGATTTCGGCCGGTTCGATCCACATGTCGACCGCCACCCAGGCCTTGGTACGCATCAAACTGTCGACTTCGCGAATCTGTGCCTCGGTCAGCTTGATCCCCAGGTTCTCTTCCAATTGGATGATCGACTTGTCTTGGTAATAGCGAATCAGCGCACTTTGAATCGGCTTCTCGATGAATTTCACCACGTCGTTGCCGAAATAAAGGCCGACCGCAACGCCAACTGCCAGCCAGATCACCGCCCGGAACAAGCAGGTACGCAGTTCCTCGAGGTGATCGCCGAAGGACATCGAGCTGCCTTCGAAGAAGTCATCGTTGATCTTGCTGTTCATTCCCAGAACCTCGGTACAGGAAGCGCATCGTCAGGGGATTGCAGGAGCATGTAAGAGTCGCGGCAAGCTTATTCCTGAACGGATCTGGGTGACCGACGATCATCATCGTAAGGATGGCGACCGCTTCACTCGCATCGAAGCGAACAGGTTGTCTTGCCATGTCAGTGGATTCTTGCCGGCACCCCGAAAGAGCACTTCGCGCGACAGCAGTGGGGCGTAGATAAAGGCCGGTCTGCCACCTGACATGCGTTTTATACTACCAACGCCGCCTCGAAAATTCAATGCGGAGGGGCTCGCCAGGGTGGTTTTCGCCCGGAACGCGACCGATTGAATCGCCTAGATGGTTGCTTCTTCTGGCCAAAGGTTCAAAACTGGTAAGGTCCATTTGCATAATCGCTACGACCGGAAGCAAGGAAACGCACCGTGCCATTGAACTACCCACTAATCTTCAAGCCGACCTTCCGCGACTATATCTGGGGCGGCCGTCGCCTGGGAACGGTTTTGGGGAAGCCAATCCCAGACACAGGCGACTTCGCCGAGAGCTGGGAAGTGGTCGATCATGGCGAAGATCAAAGCGTGGTGGCCAACGGCCCCCTGGCCGGCAAAACGCTCGGCGAACTGGTCGCGGAATTCCCAACCGATCTCTTCGGCAACAAGTCGGCCGGAAGGACCTTTCCGCTGCTGTTCAAATTTCTGGACGCCAATCGCGACCTTTCGATCCAGGTTCATCCCGACGACGCCCAAGGAGCCAAGCTCGATCCGCCAGATCTCGGCAAGACCGAGGCCTGGTACATTCTCGACGCCGAGCCTGGCTCGAAGGTTTATGTCGGCTTGAAAGAAGGGGTCACCCGAGAGCAGCTCGCCCAAGCGGTCGAGGCGAATTCGGTCGTCGACACGATGCACGTGATCGAGCCGCGGGTCGGCGATTGCCTTTTCATTCCTGCGAAGACCACGCATGCCCTTGGCAAAGGTTTGCTGGTCGCAGAGATCCAGCAGGCCAGTAACACCACCTTCCGCTTGTTCGACTGGAACCGCGTGGGGGCGGATGGCAAGCCGCGGGCACTCCACATCACCGAATCGCTCGAGACCATCGACTTCGACCGAGGCCCTGTCGAACCGCAAGAGCCGCAGCCGACTTCCGATGCTGACATCAACCGCCTGGTCACGTGCGATAAGTTCATCCTCGATCGCTGGCAGTTCGAGGGGCGCAAGTCGATCGGCGGAAATCAGGGCTTTCACATCGTCGCCGTGCTGGAAGGCAAGATTCGCACCTCACACGCCCAGTTGGATCAGGCCCTGGGGAAGGGTTCGACGTTCTTGATCCCAGCCGCGTGCGGCTCGGTCCAACTGAACGCGATCGAACCCACGACCTTGCTCGATATGTACTTGCCGTAGCCGTTTAGAACGGCAGCAGATAGTAAACCCACGCTTTGATACGCATGGTCACCGTGCTGATGGCCTGAAAAGGACGGCCAGAGTCGGTATAGATAGTTGCCATGCCGCCGGTGCCCATTGGCAGCTCGGCGATTAGCTTAGGATCGTCGAGCGAGATTTTCACCCCATATTTGCCGCTGGAACGAATGCTGTCGGCATTCATCAGTTGCCCACTTGCCTGAAACTGACCTTCGCCAGTCGCGGCTATGACCGAGTCGACCGTGCCGGAAAAGACTTCGCCAGGATGGTTCATCAGGGCAACTTCCACTTTCTGACCAGGGGCGACATTCATCAGCACATTCTGGCTGAAAACCGCCGCGATGCTGACCTCGGAAGTATCGACAAATGTCCCAACCGAAGCCAAGGCCATGGGGGTCACCATCGAGCCTTCGCGAACCTGCCAGTTCGTCACAAAGCCATCCGCAGGGGCATAGACCACACACTGATCGAGGTCGAACTGGGCGCTCCGCAATTCGGCTTGATGCTGCAGAAGCTGCTGCCGGGCAACTTCCAACGATGCCGCGGCCTCTTCGCGAGCGGCCGTTGCTTTGTCGACGCCCGCCAATGCCGCCGCCAGACGCTGCTTGAGTTCGGCCAACTCCAACGCACTCACGGCACCGGGCGATCGCTTGTTGGCATCTTCTTTCGCATTCAGATCGGCCTCGGCGGCATCGCGGTTCGCATTCGCTTCGGCGATCGTGGCATCGGCGACCTTCAAACTGGCTTCGATTTGCGAGATCGTCTTTTCCGTCACGCCCACGATCGCGGTCTTTTGCTCGACGGCGTACTGGAAAGGTTCTTTCTGGATCTCGAACAGGATGTCCTTGCCCTTGGTTAGCGGAACGTTCGGCAGGGCATGAATCTTGACGATCGGTCCTTTGACCTGCGGCACGATGGGGATCGCGTAGCGCGTGACGACCAGTTGTCCGGAAGTCGGCGCGGAATGTTGCCAGCCGATGACGATTCCCATCACGGCGACCAGCCCGATCACCACGCAAACCGCTAGATTGATCGGGTTCGGCTTCACCTTCAAGCGAACATAAAACAGCCAGATCCCGGCGACGTACAGAACGACAAACATTGCAATCATGGCGTACCGATCCGGTGCAGAGAGATCAGGAAGAGGCGTGCGTGGAAGCAGATTTCAAAGCGGCAAGCTCCGCCTCGAGCGTGGCGACTTGCTGGCGAAGCTGATCGACCTCCGAACTTTCGGAAGTCGATGCTGAAGAGAAGGGGAGGTAGGCCCAGATCAAGGCGAACGGCCATAGGATTCCGCCACAAGCCAGCCCGATCCAACTGGCGACGTTGATCGCCTCGGCATGGGGATGGCTGCGAGCCTTCGCGACTTGGCCTGGGAGCGAGCCAAGCCCAACGATCACCGCGACCACGACCAGAGACAAAAGCCCCATGACGAACCAGGCAAACAGCGTAGCAAAGTCCATTCAGGCAACCTTTCTTCAGCAGTCATTCGTGCCGCGATCCCTTAGTTCCGGTCAGTCTAGCAGAGCTAAATCGCGATTAAAGCAATTTGCCTGAAAGCAGCACGGCCCGGCTGGGTGGCCGATTTCCGATGGGATCTCGGGATGCAAGCTGAACCAAAGTCGCTTTGGAAGAGTACTGATCTTCGTGCCTCCCCCCGGCGGACCAGGGCCATTTGGGTTCTCCATTGCGGCAAATGGGGGAAATCGCTAAGGTTCGCAGCACAGAGCCCCGGATGTGGCTCTATTTTCTCGGAGAAATCGCGTGATCTCGAAATTCTCGCCAATTCGACTCGCTCCCACAGCTCGTCTGCTGCTGGTGATCGTTGCGCTGTCGCCTCTGGTGGGCTGTGCCGGCCTGGCGAGACCGAATTGGTCCAATCCAGGCACTGTCGAGCAACAGCGGCTCCGTGCTCTCCACAGCGATCCTTATCCCGATACCGATGCTGGCCCGGAAATGGTCGGCGTTCGGCCTCGAGACTTCAACAAGTCGCTGCCTGAAGCGGTCAAAAATCAGCCATACAGCTTCCTCGATCCCTACGGGAACCCCGCGTTTTAGGCAGGTTGGGGGCCGCTCCCCATGGGCGATTGCGGACTCGGGGCGTATCATAGAGCCATTCGCCTAAGTCCTTTTTTCGCAGTCAATTGGCCCTATGCCTGGTTCATCGTCATCGTCTCCCCTCGTCCGTTTGCACAAAGTCCTGGCGGAAGCCGGTATCGGTTCGCGCCGGAAGTGCGAAGAGATCATCCAAGAGGGACGCGTCGAAGTCGACGGCGAGTTCGTCACCGAACTGGGCACCAGCGTCGATCCGAGCACCCAGAAGATCACCGTCGATGGCAACCGGATCCGCACTCGCCGCAAGCAATACTTCGTGCTGAATAAGCCGGTCGGCGTGGTCAGCACCAACTTCGACCAGGAAGGGCGAACCCGCGTCGTCGATCTTCTGCCCCCCGACGAACGTTTGTTTACGATTGGTCGCCTTGATCGCCAGAGCGAAGGCT is from Bremerella sp. JC817 and encodes:
- a CDS encoding RNA methyltransferase → MAEIIRSLQNAQIKAAVKLRDRRGRSQQGRTIVDGLREIRRALLMGFPVETIYVLPDAFSGPEAESFDEVLQQHPDLNIQHVTRDVMAKLAFGERVEGAVAIVPIPSNSLQQVTLPEAPLIVVIEQVEKPGNVGAILRTMDAVGADLLISADGRTDLFNPNAIRASLGTIFSTPIVDATSEETIAWLKDNAIETFAARVDGSVAYTSVDMRRATALVLGSEAHGLSQKWHQDHVQNIHLPMNGIADSLNVSTTAAVLLYEALRQRT
- the folD gene encoding bifunctional methylenetetrahydrofolate dehydrogenase/methenyltetrahydrofolate cyclohydrolase FolD; translated protein: MTATILDGKTVSAALQDDIASRVASFQQETGKTPCLAAVLVGEDPASQVYVRNKERACQKVGMTSQLFRKPAEITQAELLELVAQLNQDDTVSGILVQLPLPKHLDASEVLDAIDPRKDVDCFHPSNVGLLSQGRPNFLPCTPHGVVQILKHFDLPTAGKNVVILGRSDIVGKPLALMLMQRSSETCGADYANATVTVAHSRTPNLKELTQQADILVAAIGVPKFVTADMVKPGAIVVDVGINRTDDGLCGDVDFDALLEVAGAVTPVPGGVGRLTVTMLLENTLKAAQIQAS
- a CDS encoding NADPH-dependent assimilatory sulfite reductase hemoprotein subunit, with translation MASSDNKLSPVEGIKDESNYLRGNLATEMVDGTDHFSKESIQLIKHFGMYQQDDRDARAASRAAGGSGKEYIMMIRTRLPAGLLTSKQLLEELDLCDDIGNGTLRITSRQATQFHGVQKSDVRQLMQRMKNVGLTTLGACGDVNRNVMCCPAPFKNNALHDEIQKVSFQIADHFAPRTGAYREIFLQDPETGEKIQVDENGQEIIEPIYGKHYLPRKFKMGICLPEDNCIDVYTQDLGMIAIHEEGKIIGYNILVGGGMGRTPSADKTYPALGLKLTFVAPEDLIGVCEAVVKVQRDYGNREDRKVARLKYTVRNMGLPEFKKKVEEYFGRDLPEPHAADVTEFDDHKGWSAQGDGNWFYGLNVENGRIADLEGWTLKSAIREICATLEPGIHFTSHQDIIFSGIAEADKPKLEAILKKHGIALTSEISNTLRWSMACVAWPTCGLSITESERALPGMVDDLEKEVAKLGLEDEKFTMRMTGCPNGCARPYNSDIGLVGRAKEKYTMFLGGRRLGNRLSYIYKDMVPADEVVPELVKVMTVFKEQRQEGETLGDFCDRVGQEKLLEATGG
- a CDS encoding formylmethanofuran dehydrogenase subunit A → MGYLVLENGTVHDPQNGIDGEVRTLWIENGKVVPPSTEDNPVIARRIDCRGYVVMPGGVDMHCHIAGPKVNIGRQMTPEYRRDEGIPRSEGRRSASGGLLPSCVGTGYMFAGLGYTTAMDAAIPGLHARHAHEDLLDTPLLDKGFYLLFGNNQFVMDRIREERHDCLDAYLAWSLGSTSAYGVKVVNPGGVENWKQVSRKTVQQLEEPVPGFGVSPRSIVRNLAASVDRLKLPHSIHIHCNNLGVPGNSETTLHTMQALEGHRGHFAHTQFHSYAGDENDPASFRSAVPRLAEYVNSNPNITIDVGHVNPGKTLGITGDAPFGYFLSKLTGNRWYAADSELEASCGVIPMEFQPQKVLVHAIQWAAALEWYLLMEDPWRVAMSSDHPNGGAIFRYPEVIHLLMDSAFRSEAIARMHKTLGDRTILGDLDREYSMNEIAIITRAAPAKMLGLKHKGHLGIGADADVTIYTPNLNRTEMFQRPRYVVQAGRVIVEDGELGGEVFGKLFTVDPSLDDGQLPVIQKWFDDAHTIRFRNFAIDRQHLGEVETVATS
- the tatC gene encoding twin-arginine translocase subunit TatC, which encodes MNSKINDDFFEGSSMSFGDHLEELRTCLFRAVIWLAVGVAVGLYFGNDVVKFIEKPIQSALIRYYQDKSIIQLEENLGIKLTEAQIREVDSLMRTKAWVAVDMWIEPAEIRRLAGVEGTPEAKPEEPQADEAKPAEENEPAAKEDAEKEGAAEADTAKDGEAKTEREKMLTELKNAGVLPTEEPVRMRTWQQIQPSTEALRVEEVFMIWLKAGIVFGFILASPGIFWHLWQFVAAGLYPHEKKYVWIFMPFSLTLFFGGAAVAYFLAFEPVLDFLFGFNLRTGIDPRPRISEWMGFVIMLPLGFGISFQLPLVMLLLNRIGLFSIEAYTSNWRVSILVIFVLSMLLTPSDPISMLLLAVPLTLLYFLGIALCKWFPSTRTPFPAART
- a CDS encoding type I phosphomannose isomerase catalytic subunit translates to MPLNYPLIFKPTFRDYIWGGRRLGTVLGKPIPDTGDFAESWEVVDHGEDQSVVANGPLAGKTLGELVAEFPTDLFGNKSAGRTFPLLFKFLDANRDLSIQVHPDDAQGAKLDPPDLGKTEAWYILDAEPGSKVYVGLKEGVTREQLAQAVEANSVVDTMHVIEPRVGDCLFIPAKTTHALGKGLLVAEIQQASNTTFRLFDWNRVGADGKPRALHITESLETIDFDRGPVEPQEPQPTSDADINRLVTCDKFILDRWQFEGRKSIGGNQGFHIVAVLEGKIRTSHAQLDQALGKGSTFLIPAACGSVQLNAIEPTTLLDMYLP
- a CDS encoding efflux RND transporter periplasmic adaptor subunit, translating into MIAMFVVLYVAGIWLFYVRLKVKPNPINLAVCVVIGLVAVMGIVIGWQHSAPTSGQLVVTRYAIPIVPQVKGPIVKIHALPNVPLTKGKDILFEIQKEPFQYAVEQKTAIVGVTEKTISQIEASLKVADATIAEANANRDAAEADLNAKEDANKRSPGAVSALELAELKQRLAAALAGVDKATAAREEAAASLEVARQQLLQHQAELRSAQFDLDQCVVYAPADGFVTNWQVREGSMVTPMALASVGTFVDTSEVSIAAVFSQNVLMNVAPGQKVEVALMNHPGEVFSGTVDSVIAATGEGQFQASGQLMNADSIRSSGKYGVKISLDDPKLIAELPMGTGGMATIYTDSGRPFQAISTVTMRIKAWVYYLLPF
- a CDS encoding DUF3302 domain-containing protein, coding for MDFATLFAWFVMGLLSLVVVAVIVGLGSLPGQVAKARSHPHAEAINVASWIGLACGGILWPFALIWAYLPFSSASTSESSEVDQLRQQVATLEAELAALKSASTHASS